Proteins from a single region of Hordeum vulgare subsp. vulgare chromosome 6H, MorexV3_pseudomolecules_assembly, whole genome shotgun sequence:
- the LOC123401594 gene encoding BTB/POZ and MATH domain-containing protein 1-like: MSSFTGISVVKGHQEGSCNTSAVDTDTDSGYHLLMIKGYSYTKELLSMGESINAGPFMVGGHDWYIQYFPNGRNQDCVDFISLYALVFSDDDKVDARVSFSLVDQIEKQTPMYIRATNKVCRLHSNVSWGTHKFLRRDALERSANLKGDSFTIRCDIMVCKDPNTEDVGGHNAKVLLSDIDQHFNNLLQTKVDADVTFEVNGETFTAHRCVLAARSKVFMAQLFGPMKEGTTTSSVIHIKDMGANVFRALLKFIYTDSCPEIEKGYMEEEEMSQVLEEGQEKKTIDNEMWMQWLQDLFVAADMYDLQRLKCICQMQLSDNIDVSSVMSTLAIAEQHHCQGLKEACFKFIQAQSPSCLQTITMNDGWNHVVLTYPLVLKEIFVKLAWNRQK; this comes from the coding sequence ATGTCATCGTTCACCGGTATATCCGTCGTCAAAGGCCATCAGGAGGGCTCATGCAACACGTCGGCTGTTGACACTGACACGGACAGCGGCTACCATCTGCTCATGATCAAAGGCTACTCGTACACCAAAGAGCTACTGTCCATGGGAGAGAGCATCAATGCTGGTCCTTTCATGGTAGGAGGCCATGATTGGTATATCCAGTACTTCCCTAACGGTCGGAACCAAGACTGTGTCGACTTCATCTCTCTCTATGCATTGGTTTTCTCTGACGATGACAAGGTGGATGCTAGGGTCAGTTTTAGTCTCGTCGATCAGATTGAGAAGCAAACGCCGATGTACATTCGTGCAACTAATAAAGTTTGCCGGCTCCACAGTAATGTTTCCTGGGGCACCCACAAGTTTCTGAGAAGAGATGCCCTTGAACGATCCGCGAACCTAAAGGGTGATTCTTTCACCATCCGATGCGACATAATGGTTTGCAAGGATCCTAATACTGAAGATGTCGGTGGCCACAACGCCAAGGTGCTCCTGTCTGACATAGACCAACATTTTAACAATCTCCTTCAAACCAAGGTGGATGCTGATGTGACATTTGAGGTTAACGGCGAGACGTTCACTGCACATCGGTGTGTGCTTGCAGCCCGGTCCAAAGTCTTCATGGCACAGCTCTTTGGTCCCATGAAGGAGGGCACTACTACGTCTAGTGTCATACATATCAAAGACATGGGAGCAAACGTGTTCAGGGCGTTGCTTAAATTCATCTACACGGACTCATGTCCTGAGATAGAGAAGGGCTACATGGAGGAGGAAGAAATGTCACAAGTtctagaagaaggacaagaaaagaaaacaatagACAATGAAATGTGGATGCAATGGCTTCAAGACTTGTTTGTGGCGGCAgacatgtatgatctccaacgacTCAAATGCATATGTCAAATGCAATTGTCTGATAACATAGATGTGAGCTCGGTGATGTCCACTCTTGCTATAGCCGAGCAGCACCACTGCCAGGGATTGAAGGAGGCATGCTTCAAGTTTATCCAAGCCCAATCCCCCTCATGCTTGCAAACAATAACGATGAATGATGGTTGGAATCATGTAGTTTTGACCTATCCCTTGGTTTTGAAGGAGATTTTTGTCAAGCTTGCTTGGAACCGACAAAAGTAG
- the LOC123403379 gene encoding uncharacterized protein LOC123403379 → MASMMGGDFVEAYVLKNAYKEKMRRMDQAEAAALDDAKSGKDDKHAAGAVGDKKKAAGGGASGRGGFFGLMKKKVHPKPKAAAVAATSS, encoded by the coding sequence ATGGCGTCGATGATGGGAGGAGACTTCGTGGAGGCCTACGTGCTCAAGAACGCCTACAAGGAGAAGATGAGGCGCATGGACCAAGCCGAAGCGGCGGCGCTCGACGACGCCAAGAGCGGCAAGGACGACAAGCATGCCGCCGGCGCCGTTGGAGACAAGAAGAAGGCTGCTGGTGGTGGCGCGAGCGGCAGGGGAGGATTCTTTGGCCTTATGAAGAAGAAGGTGCACCCCAAACCCaaagcggcggcggtggcggctacTTCCTCTTGA